In one window of Hevea brasiliensis isolate MT/VB/25A 57/8 chromosome 10, ASM3005281v1, whole genome shotgun sequence DNA:
- the LOC110659782 gene encoding uncharacterized protein LOC110659782 — protein sequence MAINGSNVIVPSFPNQVPQEISQTQMSGVEKNDGKTGDINDAFTVMNQEAKGMDNRIGFLASFLGARNNGSLGWPYTIIREGSETNDLNKSSQSFNNYGSAIRQGGRVIPGWSFVNEEDASEELEDAVATSAKDENEEEMEDDATSGGEEITWSKGEGEDLPQFSNR from the coding sequence ATGGCAATTAATGGAAGTAATGTGATAGTGCCATCATTCCCCAATCAAGTTCCCCAAGAAATTTCTCAAACGCAAATGTCTGGAGTTGAAAAGAATGATGGCAAGACTGGAGATATAAATGATGCCTTCACAGTCATGAATCAGGAAGCTAAGGGGATGGACAATAGAATTGGTTTTTTAGCTTCTTTCTTAGGAGCAAGAAACAACGGAAGTCTCGGATGGCCTTATACAATCATCCGTGAAGGCAGTGAGACAAATGACTTGAATAAGAGTTCTCAAAGTTTTAACAATTATGGTAGTGCTATCAGACAAGGTGGAAGAGTTATTCCTGGATGGAGTTTTGTGAATGAAGAGGATGCTTCTGAGGAGCTTGAAGATGCTGTGGCAACATCAGCCAAGGATGAAAATGAGGAGGAAATGGAAGATGATGCTACCTCAGGTGGTGAAGAAATCACCTGGTCAAAAGGTGAAGGTGAAGATCTGCCTCAGTTCAGTAACCGGTGA
- the LOC110659783 gene encoding uncharacterized protein LOC110659783, with the protein MATTTTTTETVTSSCRPQNPTAKFVCFSFAAYAKTLIDHLKSLNIPVLPGLTDPEFSSIESTFHFSFPPDLRSILQEGLPVGLHFPNWRSSSPQQLEILLNLPFLNLSKNISQNNFWVHSWGDKPDDSNLALEIAKGFLDKAPVLVPIYGNCYIPSTPNAAGNPVFYIDDGGVRVLSFDVARFFQEVEFLQIGLHFIRPGTLPRNQKIPINVPAWAATTARRIEFWTEVAERGRRVVARDETHGWWSSGELKCWELGDCLEDVYWKLRDGGWREEEVREMMTMNGCDQEREKGCGAKLGKEDVVWQVRVLSLVLLRAGWNREDVMYSLDLEDREDNIIGCCVGKFPLDFQLPSTNSSCSRQDDDHQNSSMKMLTNLRSLQV; encoded by the coding sequence ATGgcgacaacaacaacaacaacagagACCGTAACCTCAAGCTGCAGGCCTCAAAATCCCACCGCTAAGTTTGTATGCTTCTCTTTCGCAGCCTATGCCAAAACCCTGATAGACCACCTCAAGTCTCTCAATATCCCTGTCCTCCCTGGCCTCACCGACCCTGAATTCTCCTCCATTGAATCCACCTTTCATTTCTCTTTTCCTCCTGACCTTCGCTCTATTCTCCAAGAAGGCCTCCCTGTTGGCCTTCACTTCCCTAATTGGCGCTCTTCCTCTCCTCAGCAACTCGAAATTTTACTAAACCTCCCTTTCTTGAATCTCTCCAAGAATATCTCTCAGAACAACTTCTGGGTTCATTCTTGGGGTGACAAACCAGATGATAGCAACCTAGCATTGGAGATAGCGAAGGGGTTCTTGGATAAAGCACCAGTTCTTGTACCTATATACGGCAATTGTTACATTCCTTCTACGCCAAACGCCGCCGGGAACCCGGTGTTTTACATAGATGATGGCGGTGTGCGTGTTTTGAGCTTTGATGTTGCCAGGTTCTTTCAAGAGGTTGAATTCTTGCAAATTGGTCTTCATTTTATTAGGCCGGGGACTTTACCAAGAAATCAGAAGATACCCATCAATGTGCCGGCCTGGGCGGCGACAACGGCGAGGAGGATTGAATTTTGGACGGAGGTAGCGGAAAGAGGCAGGAGAGTGGTGGCGCGTGATGAAACGCACGGATGGTGGAGCAGTGGGGAATTGAAATGCTGGGAACTAGGAGATTGTTTAGAGGATGTGTATTGGAAGCTGAGAGATGGAGGCTGGAGAGAGGAGGAGGTGAGGGAGATGATGACGATGAACGGTTGTGatcaagagagagagaagggctgTGGGGCCAAGCTGGGTAAAGAAGATGTGGTGTGGCAAGTGAGGGTGTTGTCGCTTGTGTTATTGCGTGCGGGATGGAACAGAGAAGATGTTATGTACTCGCTTGATCTTGAAGATCGTGAGGATAACATTATTGGCTGTTGTGTTGGCAAATTTCCTTTAGACTTTCAACTTCCAAGCACAAACAGCAGCTGTTCTAGACAGGATGACGATCATCAAAACAGCAGTATGAAGATGCTGACAAACCTGCGATCTCTCCAGGTGTGA
- the LOC110659784 gene encoding cytochrome c oxidase subunit 6a, mitochondrial, producing the protein MASAILRSGLLRNALRGGSRASAPPKRRFSSSAHQDEAYEAAEASKWEKITYLGIATCTILAFYNLSKGHPHHEEHPPYQYLHIRNKEFPWGPYGLFEKKHH; encoded by the exons ATGGCGTCGGCGATTTTGCGATCTGGTCTTCTTCGAAATGCTCTTCGCGGCGGCTCCCGGGCCTCTGCTCCTCCTAAGAGACGTTTCTCTTCCTCTGCTCATCAAGATGAAGCTT ATGAGGCGGCTGAGGCATCAAAGTGGGAGAAGATAACATATTTGGGCATTGCTACATGCACTATCTTAGCTTTTTATAACCTATCAAAGGGTCATCCCCACCATGAAGAGCATCCT CCATACCAATATTTGCACATTCGCAATAAGGAGTTCCCATGGG GACCATATGGGCTTTTTGAGAAGAAGCACCATTAA
- the LOC110659785 gene encoding uncharacterized protein LOC110659785 — MFRSSPHRSQRSKGFKVKHAVQICLLLGVGIWLLYQVRQSHDKKAAAFDDSVKTGNGIIKLGRKDLPEAEETIIRDERHREKEEEESKNEDETKPDNYIGTGGGDEIQSHFHDQTEEGFDRRDGSIDGVKVGEENKENVGAEEREDSTDNHQTEKEQIKDNVSEDNGSEENKVHDVQDTQNVESKETDNGESKEKGNEGKENPDENKENEENKETESQDKSNQERQENTNEGKESVEESQGMTIKEVVKESKGAETKETEDKEEKRIENSGSAEDQVPDGNYEHSKEAREEHYKGDDASSAVVHETQNLTPVEEQGGLEKTNEAEHVKNKEKNESGYDSKTNISEIVDVNQNEVPNGEPVENNNATNPANEQSGNESSKQGSEDGSHDTSAVATEKNDQQLMDSNSSPVTSEHHDSSPQNQNETPENTKSKGEDSTKNDVVLHVQTEKSDSDASGRQSDLKVTPSTATENVDSTNQESTDSSNSESVSSNGLTVESNKPSSASQNNNAVQGEKSDGSTREGNQEIVLLSNTNENADAGQKEHVDSSNSIEKDASSNTNNNVDADQKEHVDSSDSQEKDVSSNTKDNGDSGQNQSENSVHSSTNDNTVTSQKEQVDSNSGDADQNENNNAVESNTNDNSNTNVNTDASQEQVVSTDSSTSQKEKDAASNTDSNTHASQNDSNNSSQNDSVDSSNSSVSQEEKEARTDLGTLPDTRSQEINGGDAAAAEAE, encoded by the coding sequence ATGTTTCGGTCATCACCACATAGGAGCCAGAGATCAAAAGGTTTTAAGGTAAAGCATGCTGTACAAATATGTCTTCTCCTAGGTGTTGGAATCTGGCTGCTTTACCAAGTCAGGCAATCTCATGACAAGAAAGCTGCAGCATTTGACGACAGTGTCAAAACTGGGAATGGCATTATAAAACTAGGAAGAAAGGACCTCCCTGAAGCTGAAGAAACCATCATTAGAGATGAGAGACACagggagaaagaagaagaagaaagcaagaaTGAAGATGAAACTAAACCTGACAACTACATAGGAACTGGGGGTGGAGACGAGATCCAGAGTCATTTTCATGATCAAACTGAAGAGGGATTTGATCGGAGGGATGGTTCCATCGATGGAGTGAAGGTGGGTGAAGAAAACAAGGAGAATGTTGGTGCAGAAGAGAGGGAGGATAGCACTGATAATCACCAGACAGAGAAAGAACAGATCAAGGACAATGTTAGCGAAGATAATGGGAGTGAAGAGAACAAAGTGCATGATGTCCAAGATACGCAGAATGTAGAGAGCAAAGAGACTGATAATGGAGAAAGCAAAGAGAAGGGAAATGAAGGTAAGGAGAATCCTGATGAGAATAAGGAGAATGAAGAGAACAAAGAGACAGAAAGCCAAGATAAGTCAAATCAAGAGAGGCAAGAAAACACAAATGAAGGGAAGGAAAGTGTAGAGGAGAGTCAAGGAATGACAATTAAAGAGGTTGTTAAAGAAAGCAAAGGGGCAGAAACTAAAGAGACAGAAGACAAGGAAGAGAAGAGGATTGAAAATTCAGGTTCAGCAGAAGATCAGGTTCCTGATGGAAATTACGAACATAGCAAGGAGGCAAGAGAAGAACATTACAAGGGAGACGATGCTTCCAGTGCAGTTGTCCATGAAActcaaaatttaacacctgtagaAGAGCAAGGTGGTTTGGAGAAGACTAACGAGGCAGAGCATGTGAAGAACAAAGAAAAGAACGAGTCTGGATATGACAGTAAAACAAATATCTCCGAGATTGTTGATGTCAATCAAAATGAAGTTCCAAATGGTGAACCAGTGGAAAATAACAATGCCACAAATCCAGCCAATGAACAGAGTGGCAATGAAAGTAGTAAGCAAGGATCGGAGGATGGTTCCCATGATACGTCTGCAGTAGCAACAGAAAAGAATGATCAGCAACTGATGGATTCTAACTCCAGTCCAGTTACTTCAGAACATCATGATTCTTCACCTCAAAATCAAAATGAAACTCCAGAAAACACAAAGTCAAAGGGAGAGGATTCAACTAAGAATGATGTTGTCCTACACGTACAAACAGAGAAATCTGACTCAGATGCCAGTGGCCGGCAATCAGATTTGAAGGTGACACCTTCCACTGCAACTGAGAATGTAGATTCAACTAATCAAGAATCAACAGATTCTAGCAATTCTGAGTCTGTTTCATCTAATGGGCTAACTGTTGAGTCCAATAAGCCTTCATCAGCGAGCCAAAATAATAATGCAGTTCAGGGTGAAAAGTCCGATGGTAGTACCAGAGAGGGAAATCAAGAAATTGTTTTATTGTCAAACACAAATGAAAATGCAGATGCAGGGCAGAAGGAACATGTTGATTCTTCAAACTCCATAGAGAAAGACgcatcatcaaatacaaataacaATGTGGATGCTGACCAAAAGGAACATGTTGATTCTTCAGATTCCCAAGAGAAAGATGTGTCCTCAAACACAAAAGATAATGGTGATTCTGGCCAGAATCAGAGTGAAAATTCTGTTCACAGCAGCACAAATGACAATACAGTCACAAGCCAAAAAGAACAGGTTGATTCTAACAGCGGTGATGCTGATCAGAATGAGAACAACAATGCCGTTGAAAGCAACACGAATGACAACAGCAATACAAATGTCAACACAGATGCAAGCCAAGAGCAAGTTGTTTCCACTGACTCTTCAACATCCCAAAAAGAGAAAGATGCAGCCTCAAACACAGATAGCAACACACATGCCAGCCAGAATGACTCAAATAATTCTTCCCAGAACGATTCAGTTGATTCTTCAAATTCTTCAGTTTCTCAAGAGGAAAAAGAGGCTCGGACAGATTTGGGAACCTTGCCAGATACAAGAAGCCAAGAAATTAATGGTGGGGATGCAGCAGCAGCAGAAGCAGAGTGA
- the LOC110659786 gene encoding cysteine desulfurase, mitochondrial codes for MASKLLASSCRRTLARTANTSAPRGISTAAGAAVVAPTPEAFEDQGVVTVKGVKISARPLYLDMQATSPVDPRVLDAMLPYYLARFGNPHSRTHLYGWESDSAVETARSQVADLIGASPKEIVFTSGATESNNISIKGVMKFYKEKKRHVVTTQTEHKCVLDSCRHLQQEGFEVTYLPVGSDGIVDLEKLRSAIRPDTGLVSVMAVNNEIGVIQPMEEIGKICKEFNVPFHTDAAQALGKIPIDVEKWNVSLMSLSGHKIYGPKGVGALFMRRRPRIRVEPQMNGGGQERGIRSGTVPTPLVVGMGAACELAKKEMKYDDKRIRALQERLLKGIKAKLDGVVVNGSIERRYAGNLNLSFAYVEGESLLMGLKDVAVSSGSACTSASLEPSYVLRALGVDEDMAHTSIRFGIGRFTTEAEIDRAVELTVQQVEKLREMSPLYEMVKEGIDIKQIQWAQH; via the coding sequence ATGGCCTCGAAGCTTCTAGCTTCCTCTTGTCGCCGAACTTTAGCGAGGACCGCCAACACTTCCGCTCCCCGCGGCATCTCCACCGCCGCCGGTGCAGCCGTTGTCGCTCCGACTCCAGAAGCGTTTGAGGATCAGGGAGTCGTCACAGTAAAAGGCGTGAAAATCTCTGCTCGGCCTCTTTACTTAGATATGCAAGCAACCTCTCCGGTGGACCCCAGAGTCTTGGATGCGATGCTTCCCTATTATCTGGCGCGTTTCGGCAACCCTCACTCTCGTACCCACCTCTACGGCTGGGAGTCCGATTCCGCCGTAGAGACTGCCCGCTCTCAGGTGGCGGATTTAATCGGTGCATCTCCTAAAGAAATCGTCTTCACTTCGGGGGCGACGGAGTCGAATAATATTTCGATCAAAGGAGTAATGAAATTCTATAAAGAAAAGAAACGTCATGTCGTTACTACTCAAACGGAGCACAAGTGCGTGCTGGACTCCTGCCGCCATCTCCAACAGGAGGGTTTTGAGGTCACTTACCTTCCTGTGGGAAGCGATGGGATTGTCGATTTGGAGAAATTACGGTCTGCCATCCGGCCTGATACTGGACTTGTATCGGTTATGGCGGTGAACAACGAGATTGGTGTGATTCAGCCGATGGAGGAAATTGGGAAAATCTGTAAGGAATTCAATGTGCCGTTTCACACTGATGCCGCGCAAGCGCTGGGAAAGATTCCTATTGATGTGGAGAAATGGAATGTTAGCTTGATGTCATTGAGTGGACACAAAATCTATGGTCCGAAAGGCGTTGGAGCTTTGTTTATGCGCAGGAGACCGAGAATCCGAGTGGAGCCCCAAATGAATGGAGGTGGACAAGAGAGAGGGATACGAAGTGGGACGGTGCCGACTCCTTTGGTTGTGGGAATGGGTGCTGCTTGTGAACTTGCGAAGAAGGAGATGAAGTATGATGATAAGAGAATTAGGGCTTTGCAGGAGAGGTTGTTGAAAGGAATTAAAGCTAAACTTGATGGAGTGGTGGTCAATGGGAGCATAGAGAGGCGATACGCAGGGAATTTGAATCTTTCCTTTGCTTATGTGGAAGGGGAGAGCTTGTTGATGGGATTGAAGGATGTAGCAGTGTCAAGTGGGAGTGCCTGCACTAGCGCGAGTTTGGAGCCTTCATATGTATTGAGGGCATTGGGGGTGGATGAGGACATGGCACATACTTCAATCAGGTTTGGAATTGGGAGGTTTACTACAGAGGCAGAGATCGATAGGGCCGTTGAGCTTACAGTGCAGCAGGTTGAGAAGTTGAGGGAAATGAGTCCACTTTATGAAATGGTGAAGGAAGGGATTGATATTAAGCAAATTCAGTGGGCACAACACTGA
- the LOC110659787 gene encoding EPIDERMAL PATTERNING FACTOR-like protein 2 — MGCSHNLLFCQRLGYVTISFLFLLISSATHVRFKAEGRANPKSASFSQTENEEKMIMRSQIGSRPPRCERRCSSCGHCEAIQVPTNPQVNHGNRNYSSVSNIAYARGDDSSNYKPMSWKCKCGNLIFNP; from the exons ATGGGGTGTAGTCACAATCTACTTTTCTGTCAAAGGCTTGGTTATGTTACCATTTCCTTCCTCTTTCTCTTGATTTCAAGCGCTACCCATGTGAGATTCAAGGCAGAAG GCAGAGCTAATCCCAAATCTGCTAGCTTTTCACAG ACAGAAAATGAAGAGAAGATGATTATGAGGTCGCAGATAGGTTCAAGGCCTCCAAGATGCGAGAGACGGTGCAGTTCCTGTGGGCATTGCGAGGCTATACAGGTGCCTACAAATCCCCAAGTAAATCATGGCAACAGAAACTACTCATCAGTCTCCAACATTGCTTATGCAAGAGGAGATGACTCCTCCAACTATAAGCCAATGAGTTGGAAGTGCAAATGTGGCAATTTAATCTTCAACCCTTGA
- the LOC131183798 gene encoding uncharacterized protein LOC131183798 isoform X1: protein MIHLASPQVLISVCQHLSVVALHFSLELQFWVDLCKLQTKYEDFAERFTTNSHLGKHQLIRKGCCVFFQPVLRAYAVYCDGALCIWILFRMHGHPATIRLSLTQILQVLQILSLPRLYENDIQAYN, encoded by the exons ATGATT CACTTGGCCTCTCCACAGGTTTTAATTTCTGTGTGTCAGCATCTGAGTGTAGTtgctcttcatttttctttagaACTTCAGTTCTGGGTAGATCTTTGCAAGCTCCAAACAAAATATGAGGATTTTGCTGAGAGATTTACAACGAATTCTCATCTTGG GAAGCATCAACTTATTAGGAAGGGCTGCTGTGTCTTTTTCCAGCCTGTCTTAAG GGCTTATGCAGTTTACTGTGATGGTGCGCTCTGCATATGGATATTATTCAGGATGCATGGTCACCCTGCCACAAT TCGCTTGTCACTGACCCAAATCCTGCAAGTCCTGCAAATCCTGAGTCTGCCCCGACTGTACGAAAACGACATTCAGGCTTATAACTAG
- the LOC131183798 gene encoding uncharacterized protein LOC131183798 isoform X2, protein MRILLRDLQRILILGTLFWKHQLIRKGCCVFFQPVLRAYAVYCDGALCIWILFRMHGHPATIRLSLTQILQVLQILSLPRLYENDIQAYN, encoded by the exons ATGAGGATTTTGCTGAGAGATTTACAACGAATTCTCATCTTGGGTACACTTTTCTG GAAGCATCAACTTATTAGGAAGGGCTGCTGTGTCTTTTTCCAGCCTGTCTTAAG GGCTTATGCAGTTTACTGTGATGGTGCGCTCTGCATATGGATATTATTCAGGATGCATGGTCACCCTGCCACAAT TCGCTTGTCACTGACCCAAATCCTGCAAGTCCTGCAAATCCTGAGTCTGCCCCGACTGTACGAAAACGACATTCAGGCTTATAACTAG